From the genome of Sphingobacterium sp. UGAL515B_05:
TTCCTGAAATCACAAAACGCCCAATGTGCCAAAAGTTCTTTATATGCGGAATTAACAAGCTTTCTGTTTCAATATCAAATAATTTCTGAATCGGCAAACTTGTTTCCTTATCCCAAAATGTAATTCTAATAGAGGCCTGAATACCACCATCAAGCTTACTTCGAAGGACATAATAAATGGAACGATCAAAAAAAATCTGATCCTCTCCTATTAATGACTCGAAATCAAACTTATACTCCTCTTCGGAATAGCTATCCAGTTTGTAGTGCTCTTGAGTCGTTACTAAATAAAAATGAATAAGTTCAGGAAGTTCGTTTTTATTAAGCTTGGTAAAATAATAGTTTTCAGGCGTCCAGTTCATGCAAATGTTATTCGATATGCAATTATAAAAATAAAGACTTTTCGTTTAAATTCCCACAGTAACAAATTTACTACATAAAAGTGTAATGGAAGGAATGTTTTTTCAGTTATATTTTGTTCAACTCATCATGGACAAATAATAGGAATCTGGAAAGAATTTCACTGGTTTTGTTGTTGCCAAATTAAACACAATATGACTTACCATCCCAGATAAGAGGTATAACCCCAAAGATAACTGTGGTGGTGGAGACGTTAACGCTATTTTACCATATTCTACCAAAAACTCCTCAAGCCATTTCGTTTCTATACCCTTTGTTTTTAAACTGTCCACAATAAATTTACCGACATTTAATTCGAAGGTCTCGTGGGCTTTTTCCAATGAATGCAGATTGAGCCCCTCGGGCGGGAGGACCGTTAAAAACCCAGCCCAACCCAAATTATAGGGATGTACTACGGGTATATTTTTTTTTGCCATATATTGATCAAAAACAAAGGGAATATCGGAAGAAAAATCCAAAGCATTAATAGCAACCTTATGGTCGATACCAATACCGTATAGATTATCTTTGTTAATAAATTCCGGAAATACCGTTATTTTGGCTTCTGGATTAATTGTCCGTAAGCGATCCTGCAAAGCAAATACTTTCTTTACACCGATATCTTTACTGGTATAATTTTGTCTATTTAAATTTGATAATTCGACAATATCCCCATCAGCAATTGTCAAATTTTCGAATCCCATGCGCAACAGGCATTCGGCAATGTAACTTCCTATTCCACATCCTCCTATCAACACGGGGAAATCCTTGATACGTTGTTGTTCTTCTTCTGTAATATGTATGTTATTCCGAATATACCTCAAATCCATGTAATAATATTTCAATAATTTTGTATCACATAAAGATAGAATTATAATTTATATTATTATTAAAGAAATTGCTAAGCATTTTTTCACATTCACCTCGGGTCAATTAACCATGATTTTCCTTATTTTCAAATATAAGTTACCGCGCATGAAAAGTAAATTATTCAAAATAAACATTACAACTAGTAAAGAATCTAAAATCCACGATATTAGTCAGCTATCGCTTGTTTTTATTTTCGTTCAAAATGAATACCTTTAATGAAATTAACTTGTAAAATGGATAATACAAGAATATATCGTATGTCATTTGCTGGTGTGTACCCGCTTTATATACAAAAGGCTGAAAGAAAAGGACGTACAAAAGAAGAGGTCGACGCAATTATTTTTTGGCTAACTGGCTATAATCCGGTATCCTTACAACAAACAATTGACGATAAAATTGACTTTGAACATTTCTTTAAACAAGCACCTTGCTTAAACCCGAATGTTTCCAAGATCACAGGCGTAATCTGTGGTTATCGCATTGAGGATATTGAAGATCCGCTGGTTCAGAAAGTTCGTTATCTCGATAAATTAATTGATGAACTGGCCAAAGGTAGATCCATGGAAAAAATTTTAAGAAAGTAAGCCCTGCTACGATTTGTAAATAGCGCGTACTTGCTATTCCAACGCATAGATGGCTCCATCAGCGGAACCAAAATAAAGCCTATTATCTTCGATCCATAGCGTTGAAAAAACACTTCCCATCTGTAAATAATCTGCAAACAATCGCGTAATATCGTTTTTGTATTTTTGCTGCAGATCGGCATGGAGCATATTTTCACCATTGAGAAACAATTGTCTGTT
Proteins encoded in this window:
- a CDS encoding ThiF family adenylyltransferase — protein: MDLRYIRNNIHITEEEQQRIKDFPVLIGGCGIGSYIAECLLRMGFENLTIADGDIVELSNLNRQNYTSKDIGVKKVFALQDRLRTINPEAKITVFPEFINKDNLYGIGIDHKVAINALDFSSDIPFVFDQYMAKKNIPVVHPYNLGWAGFLTVLPPEGLNLHSLEKAHETFELNVGKFIVDSLKTKGIETKWLEEFLVEYGKIALTSPPPQLSLGLYLLSGMVSHIVFNLATTKPVKFFPDSYYLSMMS
- a CDS encoding DUF2200 domain-containing protein — protein: MDNTRIYRMSFAGVYPLYIQKAERKGRTKEEVDAIIFWLTGYNPVSLQQTIDDKIDFEHFFKQAPCLNPNVSKITGVICGYRIEDIEDPLVQKVRYLDKLIDELAKGRSMEKILRK